The Salmo salar chromosome ssa06, Ssal_v3.1, whole genome shotgun sequence genome window below encodes:
- the LOC106607891 gene encoding centrosomal protein of 170 kDa protein B isoform X1, with protein sequence MSVTSWFLVSSSGTRHRLPREMIFVGREDCELMLQSRSVDKQHAVINYNPATNEHLVKDLGSLNGTFVNDLRIPDQTYITLKLSDVIRFGYDSHVYILERSQHKVPEEALKHEKYTSQLQMGLKASEGKMAEHLDDKSKLEKTERKSQSQEAPTSRPTPLYGQPSWWGEEDAASKGQHSEGHRPEEGHPEIPKEGSGLDPEVNGSLLEYRDNQGKSIFSYHREPSYFEIPTKEFQLHPKSLGAELHEIPTKDTDTPSAQAPPTPTTPSPPVVQSHASFTIEFDDCTPGKIKIKDHVTKFSSRQRKQQQQASGKTLATTPTEVMSAECKVVDWLVHSDVRMMRRRPTCEDVYSVKSDQAVNIKSLKGHHHDDGTQSDSEDPVLGKGKRSKSHHRVQSQHSIQSKLSLSELSEPSQQTLLSYQLVKSQQTQQTVQSHQLIQSEQSVMSVQSHQTVLSVPLQQSVSSQRLLQPQPQFSPPKLTPVSPVAPERPLSQSPPEARSPTMGPSKPGPQEPLTQQAFIIEFFDDNPRKKRSQSFTANPAHADSYSALKAKLERRKGGERPNSMHGHIPPTQQVTVPLKGHGGSQRSSSLKREKTEEPLSGGSASSSSGSGPSSRTSSGITIKPFGSVGKKTKLAQEFAAEFLMKDTVHRALSPTRDKTSPPPMSAPPVMVMSPSRTRIPPPLDPPSSVSYPSTPLQPTAPRSYSPTPASHSPVLAISHPPSLSPVQTASPAHSLPPPMPLGLGVRGVDPKASRVVRNEEEDSLSDAGTYTIETESQDKEVEEARNMIDQVFGVLDSPEYSGAGVYRPIINDGKDELAMLRPSDDSSVDQMAAVSMHGFNPATLSGAPSGPIQVQSANNAAQEEGPKWVSRWASLADSYAEPGSTPPQGEFAEGDVQLIPSHSVDNSELEGSQSCRTRRLLPQVPPADRDKPESLTPSILIYPGPEPTLERSSGTPRHQDNTQSLCVQDDVDPDSLSDASRSDDGSVLERTRKSQGRKSGATSPGDTGPQYKGQDKLSPTQSTKSTSFYIGSEDGSSGKLDLARSPILSQGPERGRDTPAKTSPTTVLIRHLSSHEPRRSGVKPNNSAPNLHSQQDKDSKDPSKDILGSSSFVRQESFTKERPSDDVQIKRLPHISSHPTLRDMEQRETAQDPQPFLREEADAVLSSLEVTFPSSGSGRSSKRGGSSSHMDDSLSGESDVDTASTVSLVSNKNTPVTTGPKKRMTVSGFQKERSSSGQSVQGKGHRQPTARERLSEKRRSHAAASDNSSSKAEQAKRFQMRRSAGNRGSLDLSEGQQGSGQHWPDTASDHDTGPRPTSRNKKLIAPLQKEDNGKTAKSAAQQALIRSNSLSAPRPTRASMLRRARLGETSDNEGTETDRGSQNSDHIGASSKVSADGKKLLSRLDILAMPRKRTGSFTTPSDNESSTTTPTTRPGFSNRSAESTGPIRKTSVGETGAKQGATRGAGAPVKQLLTRTRSSGAKYSSTTSSRRRQKGSDYTSTSEEEYEASSGTPKHKRSSHTSAATQTPRAQKEKAAVAAVARSKSGSLETEEDEVQNETDHYQNWTTHSAEIAKLSQDLAKDLAILAREIHEVAGDGDSQSSSGMGTNPSPSSAPNTPGPASTIPISSREERPYTSLRGVLPSQLVQHIPEASLNYQKVLLSPGSTAVMDLDPNMNDQDPSSKPRWNREEVILDNLMLNPVSQLSQAIRENTEQLAEKMKVLFHNKTEAWEEIEAKINAENEVPILKTSNKEISSILNELRRVQKQLEMINSIVEPGGTGIGKPKVAAVAAATSAGQATRSPLRQKKAPSKPTGPGDRQRGASPSTSPTTSKHNTNESTKRSTRGHKGANVVA encoded by the exons ATGAGCGTGACATCATGGTTCCTGGTCAGCAGCTCTGGCACACGCCACCGCCTCCCACGGGAGATGATCTTTGTGGGCCGGGAGGACTGTGAACTCATGCTGCAG tCTCGAAGTGTGGACAAGCAGCATGCCGTCATCAACTACAACCCTGCTACAAACGAGCACCTGGTCAAAGACCTGGGCAGCCTCAATGGA ACCTTTGTGAATGACCTGAGGATCCCAGACCAAACCTACATCACCCTCAAACTGTCTGATGTCATTCGCTTCGGATATG ATTCCCATGTGTACATCCTGGAAAGGAGCCAACACAAAGTCCCAGAGGAGGCACTCAAG CACGAGAAATACACCAGCCAGCTGCAGATGGGTCTGAAGGCCTCAGAAGGGAAGATGGCTGAGCACCTGGATGACAAGTCCAAGCTAGAGAAGACAGAAAGGAAATCTCAGTCTCAAG AGGCTCCAACCTCCCGACCCACCCCATTGTATGGCCAGCCCTcgtggtggggggaggaggatGCAGCCAGCAAAGGACAGCACAGTGAGGGACACAGGCCAGAGGAGGGTCACCCAG AGATTCCAAAAGAAGGTTCAGGCTTAGATCCAGAGGTGAATGGCTCCCTGTTAGAGTACAGAGACAATCAGGGCAAGTCCATCTTCTCCTACCACCGGGAGCCTAGCTACTTTGAGATCCCTACCAAAGAGTTCCAGCTGCATCCCAAGTCCCTGGGGGCAGAGCTCCATGAGATCCCCACCAAGGACACAGACACGCCCTCTGCCCAAGCCcctcccacccccaccacaccCAGTCCCCCTGTGGTGCAGAGCCACGCCTCCTTCACCATAGAGTTTGATGACTGCACGCCAGGCAAGATCAAGATCAAGGACCACGTGACCAAGTTCTCCTCGCGCCAgaggaagcagcagcagcaggcgtcCGGGAAAACTCTGGCCACCACACCCACTGAGGTGATGTCAGCTGAGTGCAAGGTGGTAGATTGGTTGGTGCACAGTGATGTCAGAATGATGAGGAGACGTCCCACGTGTGAGGATGTTTACAGTGTCAAGAGTGACCAGGCCGTCAACATCAAGAGCCTCAAAG GACACCACCATGACGATGGGACCCAGAGTGATTCTGAGGACCCGGTCTTAGGGAAAGGGAAGCGAAGCAAGTCACACCACCGGGTCCAGTCGCAACATTCGATTCAGTCAAAGCTTTCCCTGTCTGAGCTGTCAGAACCGTCACAACAGACACTGCTGTCATACCAATTAGTCAAGTCACAACAGACACAGCAGACAGTCCAGTCACACCAATTGATCCAGTCCGAGCAGTCAGTTATGTCAGTCCAGTCACACCAGACAGTCCTGTCAGTTCCGTTGCAGCAGTCAGTTTCGTCACAAAGGTTACTTCAGCCTCAGCCTCAGTTTTCGCCTCCCAAACTGACCCCAGTTTCTCCTGTGGCCCCTGAGAGGCCCCTGTCTCAAAGCCCGCCTGAGGCTCGCTCCCCCACCATGGGTCCCTCTAAGCCCGGCCCCCAGGAGCCCCTTACCCAGCAAGCATTCATCATAGAGTTCTTCGACGACAACCCGCGCAAGAAACGCTCGCAATCCTTCACGGCCAATCCTGCCCACGCAGACTCTTACTCCGCCCTCAAGGCCAAGCTGGAGCGGAGGAAGGGTGGGGAGAGGCCAAACTCCATGCACGGCCACATCCCTCCCACCCAGCAGGTGACTGTTCCTCTGAAGGGCCACGGCGGGTCCCAGAGGTCTAGCTCCCTGAAGAGGGAGAAAACGGAGGAGCCCCTGAGTGGAGGCAGTGCCTCCTCTTCCTCCGGTTCTGGGCCTTCCTCTCGCACCTCCTCTGGCATCACCATCAAGCCATTTGGCAGTGTGGGGAAGAAGACCAAGCTAGCCCAGGAGTTTGCAGCAGAGTTCCTGATGAAAGATACAGTCCACAGAGCCTTGTCTCCCACCAGGGATAAGACGTCTCCTCCTCCCATGTCCGCTCCCCCGGTGATGGTGATGTCACCCTCTCGCACCCGCATTCCGCCCCCCTTAGACCCCCCTTCCTCCGTCTCCTATCCCTCCACCCCCTTGCAACCCACTGCGCCACGTTCCTACTCTCCAACTCCTGCCTCTCATTCCCCAGTCCTAGCCATctcccaccccccctccctcagCCCTGTCCAGACTGCCTCCCCAGCCCACTCCTTGCCCCCTCCGATGCCCCTGGGTCTGGGGGTGCGTGGGGTGGACCCTAAAGCCTCCAGGGTGGTGAGAAACGAGGAAGAGGACAGTCTGAGTGATGCCGGCACATACACTATCGAAACAGAGTCCCAGGACAAAGAGGTGGAGGAGGCACGCAACATGATCGACCAG GTGTTTGGGGTCCTCGACTCACCAGAGTACAGTGGTGCCGGAGTGTATAGACCCATCATTAATGATGGCAAGGACGAGCTGGCAATGCTTCGGCCTAGTGACGATAGCAGTGTGGATCAAATGGCAGCAGTTTCTATGCATGGCTTTAACCCAGCCACCCTCAGTGGGGCCCCATCAGGCCCCATCCAG GTGCAGTCTGCTAACAATGCAGCACAGGAGGAGGGGCCTAAGTGGGTTTCTCGCTGGGCCAGTCTGGCAGACAGCTATGCAGAACCGGGCTCTACTCCACCTCAAGGGgaatttgcagagggag ATGTGCAGTTGATACCGAGCCACAGCGTGGATAACTCTGAGTTAGAGGGTAGCCAGAGTTGTAGGACCAGGAGGCTGCTTCCCCAGGTTCcacctgcagacagagacaagccAGAGAGCCTCACCCCCAGCATCCTGATCTACCCCGGCCCAGAACCCACCCTGGAGAGGAGTAGTGGTACGCCCCGGCATCAGGACAACACCCAGAGTCTTTGTGTCCAGGACGATGTAGACCCAGACAGCCTGAGTGACGCCAGCCGCTCTGACGATGGCTCTGTGCTGGAGAGGACCAGGAAGAGCCAGGGGAGGAAGAGTGGAGCTACCTCGCCCGGGGACACTGGACCTCAGTATAAGGGTCAAGATAAGCTGTCTCCGACTCAGTCTACCAAGTCCACCTCCTTTTACATTGGGTCTGAGGATGGCAGCTCAGGCAAGCTGGACCTGGCCCGAAGCCCTATTCTTTCTCAGGGGCCTGAGAGGGGGCGAGACACTCCTGCCAAAACCTCCCCCACCACCGTCCTCATCAGGCACCTGAGCAGCCACGAGCCCCGGAGGTCGGGCGTAAAGCCTAACAACTCAGCCCCCAACCTCCACTCCCAGCAGGACAAAGACTCTAAAGACCCCAGTAAAGACATCCTGGGGTCCTCCTCGTTCGTCAGGCAGGAGAGTTTCACCAAGGAGCGACCCAGTGATGATGTCCAGATCAAGAGGCTCCCACACATCTCCAGTCACCCCACCTTGAGGGAcatggagcagagagagacggCCCAGGACCCACAGCCCTTCCTCAGGGAAGAAGCAGACGCCGTTCTCTCCTCTCTGGAGGTCACGTTCCCTTCCTCAGGCTCCGGACGCAGCTCTAAGAGAGGAGGCTCCTCCAGTCACATGGACGACTCTCTGTCTGGGGAATCAGATGTGGATACAGCCAGCACCGTCAGCCTGGTCAGCAACAAGAACACCCCTGTTACCACAGGCCCTAAGAAGAGGATGACCGTCAGTGGCTTCCAGAAGGAGAGATCTTCCTCCGGTCAATCTGTCCAGGGGAAGGGCCACCGCCAGCCCACGGCCCGCGAGCGTCTGTCAGAGAAACGCCGCAGCCACGCGGCAGCCAGTGATAACTCCAGCAGCAAGGCCGAGCAGGCCAAGCGCTTCCAGATGCGGCGTAGCGCGGGGAACCGCGGCTCCCTGGACCTATCAGAGGGCCAGCAGGGTTCTGGTCAGCACTGGCCTGACACTGCCTCTGACCATGACACCGGTCCCCGCCCCACCAGCCGTAACAAGAAGCTTATAGCTCCCCTACAGAAAGAGGACAATGGGAAGACCGCCAAGAGTGCAGCACAGCAGGCACTGATCCGCTCCAACAGCCTGTCAGCACCAAGGCCCACCCGGGCATCCATGCTGCGCAGGGCACGTCTGGGAGAGACTTCTGACAACGAGGGAACTGAGACAGACCGGGGGTCCCAGAACTCAGACCACATTGGTGCCTCCAGCAAGGTGTCTGCTGATGGGAAGAAGCTCCTCTCCAGACTGGACATCTTGGCCATGCCCAGGAAGCGAACAGGCTCCTTCACTACGCCTAGTGACAACGAGTCCTCCACCACGACCCCTACAACCCGGCCTGGCTTCTCCAACCGGAGTGCAGAATCAACTGGGCCTATCAGGAAAACATCAGTGGGTGAAACAGGGGCCAAGCAGGGGGCCACAAGAGGGGCCGGAGCCCCCGTGAAGCAGCTCCTCACCCGCACACGCTCCAGCGGGGCTAAATACTCCAGCACAACCA GTTCCCGTCGAAGGCAGAAAGGTTCAGACTACACCTCCACATCTGAGGAGGAATATGAGGCCAGCTCTGGAACCCCCAAACACAAACGCTCCTCCCACACGTCTGCTGCCACACAGACCCCCCGGGCTCAGAAGGAGAAGGCTGCAGTAGCAGCAGTCGCTCGGTCCAAGTCCGGCTCACTGGAGACTGAGGAGGACGAAGTCCAGAATGAGACTGACCACTACCAGAACTGGACCACACACAGTGCCGAGATAGCAAA GCTCAGTCAGGACTTGGCCAAGGACCTTGCCATTCTGGCCCGTGAGATCCATGAAGTGGCGGGGGACGGGGACTCCCAGAGTTCCTCTGGAATGGGCACAAACCCCTCCCCCAGCTCTGCACCCAACACACCCGGGCCCGCCTCCACCATCCCCATCTCTAGCCGGGAAGAG aggccATATACATCTTTGCGAGGGGTCCTCCCATCTCAG CTGGTCCAACATATCCCTGAAGCCAGCTTAAACTACCAGAAGGTTCTACTATCGCCAGGTTCTACCGCTGTCATGGACCTGGATCCTAACATGAATGACCAAGACCCAAGCTCTAAGCCACGGTGGAACCGTGAAGAG GTGATTTTGGACAATCTGATGTTGAACCCTGTTTCTCAGCTCTCTCAGGCCATTCGGGAGAACACAGAACAGCTGGCTGAGAAAATGAA GGTTTTATTCCACAACAAGACTGAGGCCTGGGAGGAGATTGAAGCGAAGATCAATGCTGAAAACGAAGTACCCATCCTGAAAACATCAAATAAG GAAATCTCCTCCATCCTGAACGAGCTGAGAAGAGTACAGAAGCAACTAGAAA TGATCAACAGCATTGTGGAACCCGGTGGAACTGGCATTGGGAAACCTAAGGTGGCAGCGGTGGCTGCTGCTACTTCTGCAGGACAGGCCACCAGGTCCCCCTTACGGCAGAAGAAAGCCCCAAGTAAGCCCACTGGGCCTGGGGACAGACAGCGTGGTGCCAGCCCCTCTACCAGCCCCACCACCTCCAAACACAACACCAACGAAAGCACCAAGAGGTCCACTCGAGGACACAAAGGGGCAAACGTTGTGGCCTGA
- the LOC106607891 gene encoding centrosomal protein of 170 kDa protein B isoform X3, giving the protein MSVTSWFLVSSSGTRHRLPREMIFVGREDCELMLQSRSVDKQHAVINYNPATNEHLVKDLGSLNGTFVNDLRIPDQTYITLKLSDVIRFGYDSHVYILERSQHKVPEEALKHEKYTSQLQMGLKASEGKMAEHLDDKSKLEKTERKSQSQEAPTSRPTPLYGQPSWWGEEDAASKGQHSEGHRPEEGHPEIPKEGSGLDPEVNGSLLEYRDNQGKSIFSYHREPSYFEIPTKEFQLHPKSLGAELHEIPTKDTDTPSAQAPPTPTTPSPPVVQSHASFTIEFDDCTPGKIKIKDHVTKFSSRQRKQQQQASGKTLATTPTEVMSAECKVVDWLVHSDVRMMRRRPTCEDVYSVKSDQAVNIKSLKGHHHDDGTQSDSEDPVLGKGKRSKSHHRVQSQHSIQSKLSLSELSEPSQQTLLSYQLVKSQQTQQTVQSHQLIQSEQSVMSVQSHQTVLSVPLQQSVSSQRLLQPQPQFSPPKLTPVSPVAPERPLSQSPPEARSPTMGPSKPGPQEPLTQQAFIIEFFDDNPRKKRSQSFTANPAHADSYSALKAKLERRKGGERPNSMHGHIPPTQQVTVPLKGHGGSQRSSSLKREKTEEPLSGGSASSSSGSGPSSRTSSGITIKPFGSVGKKTKLAQEFAAEFLMKDTVHRALSPTRDKTSPPPMSAPPVMVMSPSRTRIPPPLDPPSSVSYPSTPLQPTAPRSYSPTPASHSPVLAISHPPSLSPVQTASPAHSLPPPMPLGLGVRGVDPKASRVVRNEEEDSLSDAGTYTIETESQDKEVEEARNMIDQVFGVLDSPEYSGAGVYRPIINDGKDELAMLRPSDDSSVDQMAAVSMHGFNPATLSGAPSGPIQVQSANNAAQEEGPKWVSRWASLADSYAEPGSTPPQGEFAEGDVQLIPSHSVDNSELEGSQSCRTRRLLPQVPPADRDKPESLTPSILIYPGPEPTLERSSGTPRHQDNTQSLCVQDDVDPDSLSDASRSDDGSVLERTRKSQGRKSGATSPGDTGPQYKGQDKLSPTQSTKSTSFYIGSEDGSSGKLDLARSPILSQGPERGRDTPAKTSPTTVLIRHLSSHEPRRSGVKPNNSAPNLHSQQDKDSKDPSKDILGSSSFVRQESFTKERPSDDVQIKRLPHISSHPTLRDMEQRETAQDPQPFLREEADAVLSSLEVTFPSSGSGRSSKRGGSSSHMDDSLSGESDVDTASTVSLVSNKNTPVTTGPKKRMTVSGFQKERSSSGQSVQGKGHRQPTARERLSEKRRSHAAASDNSSSKAEQAKRFQMRRSAGNRGSLDLSEGQQGSGQHWPDTASDHDTGPRPTSRNKKLIAPLQKEDNGKTAKSAAQQALIRSNSLSAPRPTRASMLRRARLGETSDNEGTETDRGSQNSDHIGASSKVSADGKKLLSRLDILAMPRKRTGSFTTPSDNESSTTTPTTRPGFSNRSAESTGPIRKTSVGETGAKQGATRGAGAPVKQLLTRTRSSGAKYSSTTSSRRRQKGSDYTSTSEEEYEASSGTPKHKRSSHTSAATQTPRAQKEKAAVAAVARSKSGSLETEEDEVQNETDHYQNWTTHSAEIAKLSQDLAKDLAILAREIHEVAGDGDSQSSSGMGTNPSPSSAPNTPGPASTIPISSREEVILDNLMLNPVSQLSQAIRENTEQLAEKMKVLFHNKTEAWEEIEAKINAENEVPILKTSNKEISSILNELRRVQKQLEMINSIVEPGGTGIGKPKVAAVAAATSAGQATRSPLRQKKAPSKPTGPGDRQRGASPSTSPTTSKHNTNESTKRSTRGHKGANVVA; this is encoded by the exons ATGAGCGTGACATCATGGTTCCTGGTCAGCAGCTCTGGCACACGCCACCGCCTCCCACGGGAGATGATCTTTGTGGGCCGGGAGGACTGTGAACTCATGCTGCAG tCTCGAAGTGTGGACAAGCAGCATGCCGTCATCAACTACAACCCTGCTACAAACGAGCACCTGGTCAAAGACCTGGGCAGCCTCAATGGA ACCTTTGTGAATGACCTGAGGATCCCAGACCAAACCTACATCACCCTCAAACTGTCTGATGTCATTCGCTTCGGATATG ATTCCCATGTGTACATCCTGGAAAGGAGCCAACACAAAGTCCCAGAGGAGGCACTCAAG CACGAGAAATACACCAGCCAGCTGCAGATGGGTCTGAAGGCCTCAGAAGGGAAGATGGCTGAGCACCTGGATGACAAGTCCAAGCTAGAGAAGACAGAAAGGAAATCTCAGTCTCAAG AGGCTCCAACCTCCCGACCCACCCCATTGTATGGCCAGCCCTcgtggtggggggaggaggatGCAGCCAGCAAAGGACAGCACAGTGAGGGACACAGGCCAGAGGAGGGTCACCCAG AGATTCCAAAAGAAGGTTCAGGCTTAGATCCAGAGGTGAATGGCTCCCTGTTAGAGTACAGAGACAATCAGGGCAAGTCCATCTTCTCCTACCACCGGGAGCCTAGCTACTTTGAGATCCCTACCAAAGAGTTCCAGCTGCATCCCAAGTCCCTGGGGGCAGAGCTCCATGAGATCCCCACCAAGGACACAGACACGCCCTCTGCCCAAGCCcctcccacccccaccacaccCAGTCCCCCTGTGGTGCAGAGCCACGCCTCCTTCACCATAGAGTTTGATGACTGCACGCCAGGCAAGATCAAGATCAAGGACCACGTGACCAAGTTCTCCTCGCGCCAgaggaagcagcagcagcaggcgtcCGGGAAAACTCTGGCCACCACACCCACTGAGGTGATGTCAGCTGAGTGCAAGGTGGTAGATTGGTTGGTGCACAGTGATGTCAGAATGATGAGGAGACGTCCCACGTGTGAGGATGTTTACAGTGTCAAGAGTGACCAGGCCGTCAACATCAAGAGCCTCAAAG GACACCACCATGACGATGGGACCCAGAGTGATTCTGAGGACCCGGTCTTAGGGAAAGGGAAGCGAAGCAAGTCACACCACCGGGTCCAGTCGCAACATTCGATTCAGTCAAAGCTTTCCCTGTCTGAGCTGTCAGAACCGTCACAACAGACACTGCTGTCATACCAATTAGTCAAGTCACAACAGACACAGCAGACAGTCCAGTCACACCAATTGATCCAGTCCGAGCAGTCAGTTATGTCAGTCCAGTCACACCAGACAGTCCTGTCAGTTCCGTTGCAGCAGTCAGTTTCGTCACAAAGGTTACTTCAGCCTCAGCCTCAGTTTTCGCCTCCCAAACTGACCCCAGTTTCTCCTGTGGCCCCTGAGAGGCCCCTGTCTCAAAGCCCGCCTGAGGCTCGCTCCCCCACCATGGGTCCCTCTAAGCCCGGCCCCCAGGAGCCCCTTACCCAGCAAGCATTCATCATAGAGTTCTTCGACGACAACCCGCGCAAGAAACGCTCGCAATCCTTCACGGCCAATCCTGCCCACGCAGACTCTTACTCCGCCCTCAAGGCCAAGCTGGAGCGGAGGAAGGGTGGGGAGAGGCCAAACTCCATGCACGGCCACATCCCTCCCACCCAGCAGGTGACTGTTCCTCTGAAGGGCCACGGCGGGTCCCAGAGGTCTAGCTCCCTGAAGAGGGAGAAAACGGAGGAGCCCCTGAGTGGAGGCAGTGCCTCCTCTTCCTCCGGTTCTGGGCCTTCCTCTCGCACCTCCTCTGGCATCACCATCAAGCCATTTGGCAGTGTGGGGAAGAAGACCAAGCTAGCCCAGGAGTTTGCAGCAGAGTTCCTGATGAAAGATACAGTCCACAGAGCCTTGTCTCCCACCAGGGATAAGACGTCTCCTCCTCCCATGTCCGCTCCCCCGGTGATGGTGATGTCACCCTCTCGCACCCGCATTCCGCCCCCCTTAGACCCCCCTTCCTCCGTCTCCTATCCCTCCACCCCCTTGCAACCCACTGCGCCACGTTCCTACTCTCCAACTCCTGCCTCTCATTCCCCAGTCCTAGCCATctcccaccccccctccctcagCCCTGTCCAGACTGCCTCCCCAGCCCACTCCTTGCCCCCTCCGATGCCCCTGGGTCTGGGGGTGCGTGGGGTGGACCCTAAAGCCTCCAGGGTGGTGAGAAACGAGGAAGAGGACAGTCTGAGTGATGCCGGCACATACACTATCGAAACAGAGTCCCAGGACAAAGAGGTGGAGGAGGCACGCAACATGATCGACCAG GTGTTTGGGGTCCTCGACTCACCAGAGTACAGTGGTGCCGGAGTGTATAGACCCATCATTAATGATGGCAAGGACGAGCTGGCAATGCTTCGGCCTAGTGACGATAGCAGTGTGGATCAAATGGCAGCAGTTTCTATGCATGGCTTTAACCCAGCCACCCTCAGTGGGGCCCCATCAGGCCCCATCCAG GTGCAGTCTGCTAACAATGCAGCACAGGAGGAGGGGCCTAAGTGGGTTTCTCGCTGGGCCAGTCTGGCAGACAGCTATGCAGAACCGGGCTCTACTCCACCTCAAGGGgaatttgcagagggag ATGTGCAGTTGATACCGAGCCACAGCGTGGATAACTCTGAGTTAGAGGGTAGCCAGAGTTGTAGGACCAGGAGGCTGCTTCCCCAGGTTCcacctgcagacagagacaagccAGAGAGCCTCACCCCCAGCATCCTGATCTACCCCGGCCCAGAACCCACCCTGGAGAGGAGTAGTGGTACGCCCCGGCATCAGGACAACACCCAGAGTCTTTGTGTCCAGGACGATGTAGACCCAGACAGCCTGAGTGACGCCAGCCGCTCTGACGATGGCTCTGTGCTGGAGAGGACCAGGAAGAGCCAGGGGAGGAAGAGTGGAGCTACCTCGCCCGGGGACACTGGACCTCAGTATAAGGGTCAAGATAAGCTGTCTCCGACTCAGTCTACCAAGTCCACCTCCTTTTACATTGGGTCTGAGGATGGCAGCTCAGGCAAGCTGGACCTGGCCCGAAGCCCTATTCTTTCTCAGGGGCCTGAGAGGGGGCGAGACACTCCTGCCAAAACCTCCCCCACCACCGTCCTCATCAGGCACCTGAGCAGCCACGAGCCCCGGAGGTCGGGCGTAAAGCCTAACAACTCAGCCCCCAACCTCCACTCCCAGCAGGACAAAGACTCTAAAGACCCCAGTAAAGACATCCTGGGGTCCTCCTCGTTCGTCAGGCAGGAGAGTTTCACCAAGGAGCGACCCAGTGATGATGTCCAGATCAAGAGGCTCCCACACATCTCCAGTCACCCCACCTTGAGGGAcatggagcagagagagacggCCCAGGACCCACAGCCCTTCCTCAGGGAAGAAGCAGACGCCGTTCTCTCCTCTCTGGAGGTCACGTTCCCTTCCTCAGGCTCCGGACGCAGCTCTAAGAGAGGAGGCTCCTCCAGTCACATGGACGACTCTCTGTCTGGGGAATCAGATGTGGATACAGCCAGCACCGTCAGCCTGGTCAGCAACAAGAACACCCCTGTTACCACAGGCCCTAAGAAGAGGATGACCGTCAGTGGCTTCCAGAAGGAGAGATCTTCCTCCGGTCAATCTGTCCAGGGGAAGGGCCACCGCCAGCCCACGGCCCGCGAGCGTCTGTCAGAGAAACGCCGCAGCCACGCGGCAGCCAGTGATAACTCCAGCAGCAAGGCCGAGCAGGCCAAGCGCTTCCAGATGCGGCGTAGCGCGGGGAACCGCGGCTCCCTGGACCTATCAGAGGGCCAGCAGGGTTCTGGTCAGCACTGGCCTGACACTGCCTCTGACCATGACACCGGTCCCCGCCCCACCAGCCGTAACAAGAAGCTTATAGCTCCCCTACAGAAAGAGGACAATGGGAAGACCGCCAAGAGTGCAGCACAGCAGGCACTGATCCGCTCCAACAGCCTGTCAGCACCAAGGCCCACCCGGGCATCCATGCTGCGCAGGGCACGTCTGGGAGAGACTTCTGACAACGAGGGAACTGAGACAGACCGGGGGTCCCAGAACTCAGACCACATTGGTGCCTCCAGCAAGGTGTCTGCTGATGGGAAGAAGCTCCTCTCCAGACTGGACATCTTGGCCATGCCCAGGAAGCGAACAGGCTCCTTCACTACGCCTAGTGACAACGAGTCCTCCACCACGACCCCTACAACCCGGCCTGGCTTCTCCAACCGGAGTGCAGAATCAACTGGGCCTATCAGGAAAACATCAGTGGGTGAAACAGGGGCCAAGCAGGGGGCCACAAGAGGGGCCGGAGCCCCCGTGAAGCAGCTCCTCACCCGCACACGCTCCAGCGGGGCTAAATACTCCAGCACAACCA GTTCCCGTCGAAGGCAGAAAGGTTCAGACTACACCTCCACATCTGAGGAGGAATATGAGGCCAGCTCTGGAACCCCCAAACACAAACGCTCCTCCCACACGTCTGCTGCCACACAGACCCCCCGGGCTCAGAAGGAGAAGGCTGCAGTAGCAGCAGTCGCTCGGTCCAAGTCCGGCTCACTGGAGACTGAGGAGGACGAAGTCCAGAATGAGACTGACCACTACCAGAACTGGACCACACACAGTGCCGAGATAGCAAA GCTCAGTCAGGACTTGGCCAAGGACCTTGCCATTCTGGCCCGTGAGATCCATGAAGTGGCGGGGGACGGGGACTCCCAGAGTTCCTCTGGAATGGGCACAAACCCCTCCCCCAGCTCTGCACCCAACACACCCGGGCCCGCCTCCACCATCCCCATCTCTAGCCGGGAAGAG GTGATTTTGGACAATCTGATGTTGAACCCTGTTTCTCAGCTCTCTCAGGCCATTCGGGAGAACACAGAACAGCTGGCTGAGAAAATGAA GGTTTTATTCCACAACAAGACTGAGGCCTGGGAGGAGATTGAAGCGAAGATCAATGCTGAAAACGAAGTACCCATCCTGAAAACATCAAATAAG GAAATCTCCTCCATCCTGAACGAGCTGAGAAGAGTACAGAAGCAACTAGAAA TGATCAACAGCATTGTGGAACCCGGTGGAACTGGCATTGGGAAACCTAAGGTGGCAGCGGTGGCTGCTGCTACTTCTGCAGGACAGGCCACCAGGTCCCCCTTACGGCAGAAGAAAGCCCCAAGTAAGCCCACTGGGCCTGGGGACAGACAGCGTGGTGCCAGCCCCTCTACCAGCCCCACCACCTCCAAACACAACACCAACGAAAGCACCAAGAGGTCCACTCGAGGACACAAAGGGGCAAACGTTGTGGCCTGA